The Fontisubflavum oceani genomic interval CGAAAACCCCGATCATCAAGGTCTCGAGGATCAAAAGCGCGATCATGTATTCCTTGACCCGATGGGTGACGTCCCAACAAGCGGCGATGACCAGCGGCATCAGGAAGGTGGTCAAGAGCACAAACAGCACACTGATCCCGTCCACACCGACCTTGTAGGTCAGGCCTAGAAGCCAATCGTACTCTTCGACCATCTGGAAGCCGGTATTCTGCGGATCGAATTCCAGCAGAACAAAAAGCGAGATCACAAAGGTCGCGGTGGTCGCCGCCAGCGCCAAGCGTTTGGCGTTGAGCTGTGCGGCCGCGTCATTACCCCGCAGCAAAAGCGCCATGATCAGCGCGGCCACCAGCGGAAGGAAGGTTACGATGGAAAGAAGTTGGTCCATGTCTTGTCTCTTAACCCCCGACCGAGAGGGTGACCCAGGTGATCAAAAGCACGATCCCCAGCACCATCGCAAAGGCGTAATGGAAGATGTAGCCGGACTGCGCCCGCCCTGCGAGCCGGGTCAGGAAGGGGATGATCCCCATCGCCAGACCGTTGATGCCGCCGTCGATCACATCGCCATCGCCGCGTTTCCAGAGGAAGCGGCCAAGCGCCACCGCGGGCCGCACAAAGACCGCCTCGTAAATCTCGTCGAAATACCACTTGTTGAGCAGGAACCGGTACAGGATCGGGTTCGTCTCCGCCCACCGGCGCGGCAGGCTCGGCACCGCAACATAGAACATGTAAGCGACGAACAGCCCGAGCAGCATCGCCACGGCAGGCGACCATTTCACCCAAGTCGGCACCTCATGCGCCTCGTTCAATATATCGTTGTCGGGGCCGGCATGGATCGCACCTTCGCCTGGCGGGCTGGTGAAGACGTAATGGGCATAGCCATGGCCCCCCTCGTCCCCATGCGCCGCGTCTGAGGCATAGGCGTCGCCGCCATGGCTCTCCTCGGCAGCGCTCTCCTCGCTATGGCTTTCGTCAGCCGCGTGACTGTCATCGCCATGGGCCGCATCGCCATGCTCACCGGCCACCGCGTACTCGACACCGAAGAATGCGGCCACCTGATCGGTTTTGCCGAAGAAGCTGTTATACCAAACGACGCCCGAGAAGATCGCGCCGATGGCCAGCGCCCCAAGCGGCACCAGCATGGTCCAGGGGCTCTCATGGGCATGATCATGAGTGTGTTTGTCGCCCCGTGGTGCGCCGAAGAAGGTCATGAACATCAGACGCCAGGAATAGAAGCTGGTGAATACCGCCGCGATGATCAGCATCCAGAAGGCGTATTGGCCAAGCCCGCCACCAAAGGCAAAGGCGCTTTCCACCACTGCGTCCTTGGAGAAGAACCCGGCGAAGCCGAAATAGGTGGTCGGGATGCCGACCCCGGTAATCGCCAGCGTGCCGATCATCATCGCCCAGAAGGTGTAAGGGATCTTCTTCCGTAACCCGCCATAGTTCCGCATGTCCTGCTCATGATGCATCGCATGGATGACAGATCCTGCGCCTAGGAAGAGCATCGCCTTGAAGAAGGCGTGGGTGAAGAGGTGGAACATCGCCACCGAGTAGACGCCGACGCCGGCGGCCACGAACATGTAGCCAAGCTGCGAACAGGTCGAATAGGCGATGACCCGTTTGATATCGTTCTGTACCAGCCCCACAGTGGCAGCGAAAAACGCGGTCGCGGCCCCGATGAGAATGATGAAATTCGTTGCAAACGGCGCGTATTCCATGATCGGCGACATCCGGCAGACCAGGAAGACACCCGCCGTTACCATGGTGGCGGCGTGGATCAGCGCGGAGACCGGCGTCGGGCCTTCCATCGCGTCTGGCAACCAGGTGTGTAGGAAAAGCTGCGCCGATTTCCCCATCGCACCGATGAAGAGCAACATCGCGATGGTGTTGACCGCATTCACCTCATAGCCGAGGAAATTGAACGTCGCCTCCGCCAGTTCCGGGCCCATGGCCAAGACCACATCGAAATTGATGCTGTCCGACATCCAGAAGAGCGCGAAGATCCCAAGAAGGAAGCCGAAATCGCCAACCCGGTTGACGATGAAGGCTTTCATCGCCGCAGCGCCAGCCGAGGGTTTGCGGTAGTAGAAGCCGATCAACAGGTAGGACGCGACACCCACGCCCTCCCAACCAAAGAAGAGCTGCAAGAGGTTATCGGCAGTGACCAGCACCAACATGGTGAAGGTGAAGAACGACAGATAGGCAAAGAAACGCGGGCGATAGCTCTCGCCTTCTTTGAAATTGTCGTCATGGGCCATGTAGCCGAAGGAATAGAGATGCACGAGCGCCGAGACCGTGGTGATCACGATCAACATGATCGACGTCAGCCGGTCGATGCGAATACCCCAGGACGTGTCGAGCGTGCCCGAGGCGATCCAGGTGAAAAGCGGTTCGGTGTAATAGCCATTCTCATGCGCACTTGGGTCGAAGCTCAGGAAGATGATCCAGCTCAGGAGCATCGATAGGAACAAGAACCCTGTCGCCGTGGCGCAGGCCGCCTGTTCCCCGATCAACCGCCAGGAAAATCCGCAAATGAGGGCACCAACCAGCGGCGCGAAGAGGAGGATCGTTTCCATGGCGCGCTAGCCCTTCATCACATTGACATCTTCCACCGCGATCGTGCCGCGGTTGCGGAAGAAACAGACCAGAATGGCCAGACCAATCGCCGCCTCGGCGGCAGCAACGGTCAGAACGAACATGGTGAAGACCTGCCCCGTCAGATCACCTAGGAAGCTGGAGAAGGCCACAAGGTTGATATTGACCGCGAGCAGCATCAACTCGATCGACATCAGAATGACGATCACATTCTTCCGGTTCAGGAATATCCCGAAAATCCCAATGACGAACAGTGCCGCTGCCACCGTCAGGTAATGTTCCAGTCCAATGGTCACTGTTCGACCTCCAGCAATTCTGGGTAGTAGATTGAGCAGCCATGCAATGGGTCAAAGCGACTGCGTCGTGGCCAGATAGCCATGAACTCATCGAAATCTGTTACAACTCTAAAGTCTTCCGCACTGGCCAAGGCCAGGACATCCGAGACCTCGCTCACCCGCGAGAGAGCGATGGGCCCATGGGGCGGCTGGAGGTACTCGATCGCTCTGATCAGCTCAGCCAGCTCTGGATCGGGAAACTGTCCTAGCAGTTCCGGTGGTGGTAGCGTGCCAAGAACCATTATGGCTTCGCCCGAATTGCAATCGGTGAATAGCAAG includes:
- the nuoK gene encoding NADH-quinone oxidoreductase subunit NuoK → MTIGLEHYLTVAAALFVIGIFGIFLNRKNVIVILMSIELMLLAVNINLVAFSSFLGDLTGQVFTMFVLTVAAAEAAIGLAILVCFFRNRGTIAVEDVNVMKG
- the nuoL gene encoding NADH-quinone oxidoreductase subunit L codes for the protein METILLFAPLVGALICGFSWRLIGEQAACATATGFLFLSMLLSWIIFLSFDPSAHENGYYTEPLFTWIASGTLDTSWGIRIDRLTSIMLIVITTVSALVHLYSFGYMAHDDNFKEGESYRPRFFAYLSFFTFTMLVLVTADNLLQLFFGWEGVGVASYLLIGFYYRKPSAGAAAMKAFIVNRVGDFGFLLGIFALFWMSDSINFDVVLAMGPELAEATFNFLGYEVNAVNTIAMLLFIGAMGKSAQLFLHTWLPDAMEGPTPVSALIHAATMVTAGVFLVCRMSPIMEYAPFATNFIILIGAATAFFAATVGLVQNDIKRVIAYSTCSQLGYMFVAAGVGVYSVAMFHLFTHAFFKAMLFLGAGSVIHAMHHEQDMRNYGGLRKKIPYTFWAMMIGTLAITGVGIPTTYFGFAGFFSKDAVVESAFAFGGGLGQYAFWMLIIAAVFTSFYSWRLMFMTFFGAPRGDKHTHDHAHESPWTMLVPLGALAIGAIFSGVVWYNSFFGKTDQVAAFFGVEYAVAGEHGDAAHGDDSHAADESHSEESAAEESHGGDAYASDAAHGDEGGHGYAHYVFTSPPGEGAIHAGPDNDILNEAHEVPTWVKWSPAVAMLLGLFVAYMFYVAVPSLPRRWAETNPILYRFLLNKWYFDEIYEAVFVRPAVALGRFLWKRGDGDVIDGGINGLAMGIIPFLTRLAGRAQSGYIFHYAFAMVLGIVLLITWVTLSVGG